A DNA window from Canis lupus dingo isolate Sandy chromosome 2, ASM325472v2, whole genome shotgun sequence contains the following coding sequences:
- the LOC125753332 gene encoding uncharacterized protein LOC125753332 has translation MDTQADEKSLSHTSGDNTGISTGKLLQGGRGEPPRRAGLRLGRRHSRTGKPRPGESGSLPILLDGKTLTGNSGRIPGRAVEPPGSRVTNRGSGEITPHTVGRALKRSGARTHRIPGAAQVVALAVARRGGGCAALGERFQRRRPRSPGPQVTKPRIWRSPWAIGGRDDTGQRGRSCHRAPPSCAELQNLGDNSMSECQYRSTIIRLLMALEKRMKDSRDVMTAEFRSNQAKIKIS, from the exons ATGGATACTCAGGCAGATGAGAAAAGCCTCTCCCACACCTCTGGGGACAACACCGGCATCAGCACAGGAAAGCT actccagggtgggaggggagaacCCCCACGaagagccgggctaaggctgggcAGGAGAcactccaggacaggaaagcccagacCGGGAGAATCAGGAAGTTTACCAATCCTCCTGGATGGAAAGACGCtcacagggaactcgggcaggatcccaggaagggcagtggagcccccagggtcccgggtcactaacagaggaagtgggGAGATCACGCCACACACCGTGGGCCGAGCTCTGAAAAGGTCTGGAGCGCGCACCCATCGGatcccgggagcagctcaggtggtggcCCTGGCAGTGGCTCGGCGAGGAGGGGGATGCGCGGCCCTGGGAGAGCGATTCCagcggcgcaggccccggagcccagggccccaggtGACAAAGCCTAGGATCTGGCGATCCCCTTGGGCAATCGGGGGCCGGGacgacacaggacagcgaggacgctcctgccaccgggcacccccgagctgtgcag agttgcAGAATTTGGGtgacaattcgatgtcagaatgCCAAtacagaagcacaattataaggctactgatggctctggaaaaaagaatgaaggattcaagagatgtcatgactgcagaatttagatctaatcaagccaaaattaaaataagttaa